One Anguilla rostrata isolate EN2019 chromosome 15, ASM1855537v3, whole genome shotgun sequence genomic window carries:
- the atp1b1a gene encoding sodium/potassium-transporting ATPase subunit beta-1a: MSGNKDSDGGWKTFIWNSEKKELLGRTGCSWFKILLFYIIFYGCLAAVFVGTIQALLLTLSNYKPTHQDRVAPPGLSHTPCPEKAEITFNKHELETYMKYTKGMKEFLEIYDETAQLDQLKYEDCGENPGGYKNRGDLESDIGVRKACRFKRSWLQDCSGLVDRTFGFKDGKPCVIVKLNRIVNFRPKPPISNESIPEDAQAKVRPNVIPIYCTNKKEEDAGKLQEVKYFGIGDGFPLQYYPYYGKLLHPQYLQPLVAIQFTNLTMNTELRIECRIYGENIGYSEKDRYQGRFDIKITVNDS; the protein is encoded by the exons ATGTCAGGAAATAAAGACAGTGATGGAGGATGGAAGACGTTTATCTGGAATTCAGAAAAGAAGGAATTGTTAGGACGTACTGGATGCAGTTGGT tTAAGATCCTGCTGTTTTACATCATCTTCTACGGCTGCCTGGCTGCAGTATTCGTTGGCACCATCCAGGCCTTGCTGCTCACCCTGAGCAACTACAAACCCACGCACCAGGACAGAGTGGCCCcgccag GTTTATCACACACCCCATGCCCAGAGAAAGCAGAAATCACCTTCAACAAGCACGAGCTGGAGACGTACATGAAGTACACCAAAGGGATGAAggagttcctggagatctatgaCGAGACTGCTCAGCTGGACCAGCTGAAGTACGAGGACTGTGGAG AGAACCCTGGCGGATACAAGAACAGGGGCGACTTGGAAAGCGACATAGGCGTCAGGAAGGCCTGCCGATTCAAGAGATCCTGGTTGCAAGACTGCTCCGGGTTGGTAGACAGAACATTTGGCTTCAAAGATGGAAAGCCCTGTGTGATTGTCAAGCTCAACAGGATCGTCAACTTCAGACCAAAG CCTCCTATTTCCAATGAGTCCATCCCAGAGGATGCCCAGGCCAAAGTGCGGCCCAATGTGATCCCCATCTACTGCACCAACAAG AAAgaagaggatgctgggaagcTCCAGGAAGTGAAATACTTTGGCATTGGCGATGGTTTCCCCCTTCAGTACTACCCCTATTACGGCAAACTGCTGCACCCACAGTACCTCCAGCCCCTGGTGGCCATCCAGTTCACCAACCTCACAATGAACACTGAGCTGCGCATCGAGTGCAGGATCTACGGGGAGAACATTGGTTACAGCGAAAAGGACCGCTACCAGGGACGTTTTGACATTAAGATCACGGTCAACGATTCATGA